From a region of the Bremerella alba genome:
- a CDS encoding methyltransferase domain-containing protein, with translation MSSPEILGQFIPLHYHYDMLRDNYRMTSFQEAIAETVRPGMTVVDLGGGTGVLSYFAAMEGAKVYYVERNPELVEVARRFLRINKVEDRVTIVHQDASTFVPPEPVDVVTCEMLHVGLVREKQTEVIEAFKQNYTQKHGTKLPRFIPEATLLAVQPVMQTYQFAGFHAPVPLFQPPSAEVAGTQELGSPEVYQTVIYDEQYAHEVSWKGILTMQQGGTLNAWRLVTKNVLSISVEKQSEICWHNQYLVVPLHEPLEVEPGDRVELQIQYAYCMELSDLWNGISQRIVPQTMVRRVSA, from the coding sequence GTGAGTTCCCCTGAAATCCTCGGCCAGTTTATTCCGCTGCACTATCACTACGACATGCTTCGCGACAACTACCGCATGACCTCGTTCCAAGAGGCGATTGCGGAAACAGTTCGCCCCGGAATGACCGTGGTCGACTTAGGAGGGGGTACCGGTGTGCTGTCTTACTTTGCGGCCATGGAAGGCGCTAAGGTCTACTACGTCGAGCGAAATCCCGAACTCGTTGAAGTTGCACGGCGTTTTCTGCGGATCAATAAAGTCGAAGATCGAGTCACCATCGTTCACCAAGATGCCTCCACGTTTGTACCTCCCGAGCCAGTCGACGTAGTTACCTGCGAGATGCTGCATGTCGGGCTTGTCCGAGAAAAACAAACCGAAGTAATCGAGGCCTTCAAGCAGAATTACACACAAAAGCACGGAACAAAGCTTCCTCGCTTCATTCCCGAAGCCACGCTGCTGGCAGTTCAGCCGGTAATGCAGACCTACCAATTTGCAGGCTTCCACGCTCCGGTTCCGCTGTTTCAGCCACCGTCGGCCGAAGTCGCCGGCACCCAGGAACTCGGCTCGCCAGAAGTTTACCAGACGGTGATCTACGACGAGCAATACGCACACGAGGTCTCCTGGAAGGGGATTCTTACCATGCAGCAGGGGGGAACGCTTAACGCCTGGCGATTGGTCACTAAAAACGTGCTATCGATCTCCGTTGAAAAGCAATCAGAAATCTGCTGGCACAATCAGTACCTTGTCGTTCCGCTGCACGAACCGCTTGAGGTCGAACCTGGCGACCGAGTGGAACTGCAAATCCAATACGCCTACTGCATGGAACTTTCTGATCTCTGGAACGGTATTTCTCAACGAATCGTTCCACAAACGATGGTCCGACGTGTTTCGGCCTAG